A DNA window from Aspergillus nidulans FGSC A4 chromosome V contains the following coding sequences:
- a CDS encoding uncharacterized protein (transcript_id=CADANIAT00002978), whose translation MSLRSNLKNVKIDDEDEFLCQFYACARHSTDSARCQTIIWFDEEERVRSVIPPAVRAPRTPRTPRKQVDIRSFGEYTAPSTLKRKAEPASPSVSRSVKTARIGYVDAGTQTGETETISPLAARSASFTATRLAPTTRPLPRRRLFDNYLADAERKSATIDPVAPQTREHNTNNQDFSLPTSPTCQRPWQSLSPPKTPMSSPRNQRIESVLFSAGGYPRSPSPQIRQPTTPPFMQSTRIGLITPGGDCPRSSHHHWSAEWEKPEPSTPTNSNHRSQSQSQQPRVTLVNSDSDDESYDWDDDLNQTMLEVVESVENQGVSRLFI comes from the exons ATGTCCCTGCGATCTAACCTCAAGAACGTCAAAatcgacgatgaggacgagttCCTATGTCAAT TCTACGCCTGCGCGAGACACAGCACGGATTCAGCCCGCTGCCAAACCATAATCTGGtttgacgaggaagagcgAGTGCGAAGTGTGATACCTCCTGCTGTGCGAGCACCTCGAACACCTCGAACACCGCGGAAGCAGGTTGACATTCGAAGCTTTGGGGAGTACACGGCTCCGAGTACCTTGAAGCGGAAGGCAG AGCCAGCATCACCGTCAGTTTCTAGGTCCGTCAAGACAGCCAGGATTGGCTATGTTGACGCAGGGACCCAGACCGGCGAGACTGAGACTATCTCCCCCTTAGCAGCTCGTTCGGCTTCATTCACAGCAACTAGACTCGCGCCGACAACCAGGCCTTTACCAAGAAGACGATTGTTTGATAACTACTTGGCAGATGCGGAGAGAAAATCCGCGACTATAGATCCAGTTGCCCCCCAAACTCGAGAACATAATACAAACAACCAAGATTTCTCTTTACCAACGTCGCCAACCTGCCAACGACCCTGGCAGTCGTTATCTCCGCCTAAAACACCAATGTCAAGCCCACGGAATCAAAGGATAGAGTCGGTTTTGTTCTCAGCCGGTGGATATCCTCGTAGTCCGTCTCCACAAATCCGACAGCCAACAACACCTCCATTTATGCAAAGCACCAGGATAGGCTTAATCACTCCAGGTGGTGATTGCCCTCGGTCATCTCACCATCACTGGTCCGCGGAGTGGGAGAAGCCGGAGCCCAGTACACCGACAAATAGCAACCACAGGTCCCAGTCGCAATCTCAACAACCCCGCGTTACTCTGGTcaacagcgacagcgatgatGAATCATATGACTGGGATGACGATCTCAATCAGACTatgctggaggttgtggaaTCTGTCGAAAACCAAGGTGTTAGCCGGCTTTTCATCTGA
- a CDS encoding uncharacterized protein (transcript_id=CADANIAT00002977) → MRLTIWLGLSFKLSLPNGATVAGIRNIPTDSPSPHYRPLIVGLHGGTYDCHYFDGS, encoded by the exons ATGAGGCTCACCATATGGCTAGGTCTG TCCTTCAAGCTTTCACTGCCCAACGGCGCCACCGTTGCTGGAATCCGCAACATCCCTACAGACTCTCCGTCTCCTCACTATCGACCGCTAATCGTCGGTCTTCACGGTGGCACTTACGACTGTCATTACTTTGACGGGAGCTGA
- a CDS encoding class I SAM-dependent methyltransferase (transcript_id=CADANIAT00002980), which yields MLSRRFLRSIFQMNTVSHFAKSAPSLTQTMRKSDYLLKASEADENERLDIQHRLLLHMMHQKLLHPDIPERFERVADIATGNGDWLFELKKVAESEPSTTQTKYHGFDISSSLFPKLESVANIDFSVHDFYKPFPEEHIGKYDLVHARHLVLAVRKSSLPTAVDNISSLLKPGGYIQWEEYDFADQLAACPPCKMTSNWEAVFDWIVQRGYSLTFSSDTAFGW from the exons ATGCTGAGTCGCCGCTTCTTGCGATCAATCTTCCAGATGAATACCGTTTCTCACTTCGCCAAATCGGCGCCGAGCTTAAcgcagacgatgaggaagtcCGACTATCTCTTGAAGGCTTCGGAGGCcgatgagaatgagag ACTCGACATCCAACATCGTCTGTTATTGCACATGATGCATCAGAAGCTACTCCATCCAGACATTCCAGAGAGATTTGAACGGGTTGCGGACATTGCGACTGGGAATGG GGACTGGTTATTTGAGCTAAAGAAAGTTGCGGAATCAGAGCCAAGCACTACCCAAACAAAATACCATGGATTTGATATCTCATCTTCGCTGTTTCCCAAGCTGGAGTCCGTCGCAAACATCGACTTCTCCGTGCACGACTTCTACAAGCCTTTCCCAGAGGAACATATTGGAAAATATGACCTTGTACATGCCAGACACCTAGTTCTTGCGGTTCGGAAATCATCATTACCAACCGCAGTGGACAATATCTCCTCTTTGCTAA AACCTGGTGGATACATACAATGGGAAGAATACGACTTCGCCGACCAACTCGCGGCGTGCCCACCCTGCAAGATGACCTCTAATTGGGAGGCAGTATTCGATTGGATCGTTCAGCGCGGATACAGCCTCACATTCTCCAGCGAC ACGGCGTTTGGGTGGTGA
- a CDS encoding uncharacterized protein (transcript_id=CADANIAT00002981) → MWGSLAGDNLQLDAWLENPSYYTLDYESSTSAGLSSAGSLTDFVKTCAILSNVDGSASRKRLRDWNTSETVDGENNSARLWQSCICDSVIVRIVATANRGKTYDPKVHCIRDLERLGCNKLSQVPVRVLADCNARSSPPGRRGGYVKSSGCEWYLGGIVMKLSCYSTKILEDVIAHAQEPLRYAAESA, encoded by the exons ATGTGGGGAAGCCTAGCAGGGGACAATCTTCAGCTCGACGC GTGGCTTGAGAATCCCAGTTA TTATACGTTAGATTACGAATCCAGTACCTCAGCCGGGCTCTCGTCCGCAGGATCGTTGACTGACTTTGTCAAAACATGTGCCATCCTCTCCAACGTTGATGGAT CTGCATCCCGCAAGAGATTACGGGATTGGAACACCTCTGAAACAGTCGATGGAGAGAATAATAGCGCAAGGTTATG GCAATCCTGCATTTGTGACTCGGTGATTGTAAGAATTGTAGCAACGGCAAACCGCGGCAAGACCTACGACCCCAAGGTCCACTGCATTCGGGATCTCGAGCGCCTGGGATGTAACAAGCTGA GTCAGGTTCCCGTTCGGGTTCTCGCCGACTGCAATGCACGCTCTAGCCCACCCGGACGGCGAGGTGGCTACGTCAAAAGCAGCGGCTGCGAGTGGTATCTTGGTGGTATCGTGATGAAACTGTCGTGCTACTCGACCAAAATCCTTGAGGATGTCATCGCGCACGCCCAGGAACCCTTACGCTATGCAGCTGAGTCTGCTTAA
- a CDS encoding ribosome biosynthesis protein NIP7 (transcript_id=CADANIAT00002979), with protein MRPLTEEETQTLFKKLAEYCGSGLKELIKPLDSSPNADRYVFRLSGNRVYYSLLSIANAATAFPRDQLLSLGICMGKFTKTGKFRLHITALPIIAEHARNKIWIKPNGVMPFLYGSNVAKAHVAKLPDEMAEHSGVIVCTQDDVPLGFGITARSTAEARRLDPTGIVCFRQADCGEYLRDEDTLFASG; from the exons ATGCGCCCCCtcacagaagaagagacgCAGACGctcttcaagaagcttgCGGAGTACTGCGGGTCAGGCCTGAAGGAGCTTATCA AACCGCTTGATTCTTCTCCCAACGCCGATCGCTATGTCTTCCGACTGTCAGGCAACCGTGTCTATTACTCCCTCTTGTCGATAGCCAACGCAGCCACCGCATTTCCTCGCGATCAGCTCCTCTCCCTCGGAATATGCATGG GCAAATTCACCAAGACTGGCAAATTCCGCCTCCACATAACCGCGCTCCCCATCATTGCTGAGCACGCCCGAAATAAGATCTGGATCAAGCCGAACGGCGTCATGCCCTTCCTCTACGGTTCGAACGTAGCCAAGGCCCACGTCGCAAAGCTACCGGACGAGATGGCTGAACACAGCGGAGTTATTGTTTGCACGCAGGATGATGTTCCTCTGGGTTTTGGGATTACGGCAAGGAGTACGGCGGAGGCAAGGCGGTTGGACCCCACGGGTATTGTTTGCTTCCGGCAGGCAGATTGCGGAGAGTACCTGCGCGATGAGGATACTCTGTTTGCTTCAGGGTAA